Proteins from a genomic interval of Arachis hypogaea cultivar Tifrunner chromosome 10, arahy.Tifrunner.gnm2.J5K5, whole genome shotgun sequence:
- the LOC112717047 gene encoding probable transmembrane ascorbate ferrireductase 3 codes for MSSYGTHALAHLFGILAIILLLVWLLHFREGVDYDSDNGFRVFNVHPLMMFMGFIFLGGEAILSFQTIPSQRQTKKFFHMMLHLISIILGIVGLCAAFKFHNMMGFPNVYSLHSWIGIGTFCLSGLQWLVGFVTFMFPRAADRTRARVVPWHVAGGRALLFMAVCAAETGLMEKYGFLRAKSNLQPHQRESYLINFTGLAILLFGVFVDLSVSIRRNSV; via the exons ATGAGTTCCTATGGTACTCATGCTTTGGCACACTTGTTTGGCATCTTGGCCATCATACTCTTGCTTGTTTGGTTGTTGCATTTTCGCGAGGGAGTCGACTATGATTCGGACAACGGGTTTCGAGTCTTCAAC GTTCACCCTTTAATGATGTTCATGGGGTTTATTTTCCTGGGTGGTGAAG CTATATTATCATTCCAAACAATACCAAGCCAAAGGCAAACCAAGAAGTTTTTCCACATGATGCTTCATTTAATCTCTATAATTCTTGGGATTGTTGGTTTATGTGCCGCTTTCAAGTTCCATAATATGATGGGATTTCCCAATGTCTATAGCCTCCATTCATGGATTGGCATTGGCACCTTTTGCTTGTCTGGATTACAG TGGCTTGTTGGATTTGTTACATTCATGTTTCCGAGAGCTGCGGATCGAACAAGAGCGAGAGTAGTTCCATGGCACGTAGCTGGCGGGAGGGCGCTGTTGTTCATGGCCGTGTGTGCCGCGGAAACAGGCTTGATGGAAAAGTATGGTTTCTTGCGCGCGAAGTCAAATCTGCAGCCACACCAAAGAGAATCATATTTGATAAACTTCACTGGTCTTGCAATTCTCTTATTTGGAGTTTTTGTGGACCTTTCTGTTTCTATTCGTCGTAATTCTGTATAA
- the LOC140175782 gene encoding serine/threonine-protein phosphatase 7 long form homolog, with the protein MEDEARLYRLNGIAHVAGSIDDEPTRVISGMRRQQNMPLHERIIPYLETAGLYHLARLNSHWFWVDEPLLSAFIERWRPETHTFHMPFGECTITLQDVAYQLGLPIDGEPVSGCLTDFENLMENGRPAWDWFRDLFGELPPQNKVKQMTVCYTWFHQRFRVLPADASEETVRIYARAYIVMLLSSQLFADKNANRVHLRWLPYLASLDKLGRYSWGSAALAWLYICLCRGTNRNVVNLAGPLQLLQSWIFWRFPSLRPGGFDGFGFPLASRWASYLPRNDAVGQRVLSARLMLDRLRVQDFVWEPYSSAEVASIIHPEILLDQHRRLWTAITSLIYFAAIEWHQVDRVIPQFGGVQHLPQPALNIDWLHGKDGRGGDRWFPRYYREWHEHWENRLYSVIPVQRAADPGPSAEYLDWWCRVAHRFLSADVVFQDPRPIVLTEEAIHRGSSQAPPGCTFTIDQIIGVSIGDAV; encoded by the exons TGATGATGAG CCCACTAGGGTTATTAGTGGCATGAGGAGGCAACAGAATATGCCTTTACACGAGCGGATCATACCGTACCTGGAGACCGCCGGGTTGTATCATTTGGCTAGACTGAACAGTCACTGGTTCTGGGTTGACGAGCCTCTACTCAGCGCATTTATTGAGCGGTGGCGTCCTGAAACGCACACCTTCCACATGCCATTTGGTGAGTGCACTATCACGTTGCAAGATGTGGCATATCAGCTTGGTTTGCCGATCGATGGGGAGCCTGTCAGTGGGTGCCTGACTGACTTTGAGAATCTGATGGAAAACGGCAGACCGGCATGGGACTGGTTTCGCGATTTGTTTGGTGAGTTACCTCCGCAGAATAAGGTAAAGCAGATGACAGTGTGCTACACATGGTTCCATCAGAGGTTCCGGGTTCTCCCAGCAGATGCTAGCGAGGAGACCGTGCGTATATACGCGCGAGCTTATATTGTCATGCTCTTGTCCTCCCAATTGTTCGCCGACAAGAATGCGAACCGGGTCCACCTTCGCTGGTTGCCTTATTTGGCGTCGTTGGACAAGTTGGGGAGATACAGCTGGGGTTCGGCGGCACTTGCCTGGTTGTACATATGTCTCTGTCGTGGGACAAACAGAAATGTTGTTAACTTGGCCGGGCCACTGCAACTTCTTCAGTCTTGGATTTTTTGGAGGTTTCCCAGCTTGAGACCTGGTGGTTTTGATGGATTCGGGTTTCCGCTTGCATCGAG GTGGGCTTCTTATCTACCTAGAAACGATGCAGTGGGTCAAAGAGTCTTGTCTGCACGCCTTATGTTGGATCGATTGCGTGTCCAGGAT TTTGTGTGGGAGCCATATTCATCTGCCGAGGTTGCTTCTATTATTCATCCGGAGATACTACTTGACCAGCACCGTAGGTTATGGACGGCCATCACTAGCCTGATATATTTTGCTGCGATTGAGTGGCATCAGGTGGATCGGGTGATTCCTCAGTTCGGCGGTGTGCAGCATCTTCCTCAGCCAGCTCTGAACATAGATTGGTTACATGGCAAGGATGGCAGGGGTGGAGACCGATGGTTCCCTAGATATTATCGAGAGTGGCATGAGCATTGGGAGAACCGGCTTTATTCAGTCATACCGGTCCAGCGAGCCGCTGACCCCGGTCCATCAGCTGAGTACTTGGACTGGTGGTGCCGTGTGGCCCACAGATTCCTCTCCGCAGATGTTGTATTTCAGGATCCGAGGCCGATTGTTTTGACCGAGGAGGCTATTCACAGAGGGTCGTCCCAGGCCCCCCCAGGGTGCACGTTTACGATAGACCAGATAATAGGCGTGTCGATCGGCGACGCTGTATAG
- the LOC112717048 gene encoding uncharacterized protein — translation MVGLSLGEQHFIQGGIAQDLRCDGRKRLTYRPIYVETGVIPQANGSARVRMGATDVIASVKAELGKPSSLQPNKGKVSIHIDCSSTAEPAFEGRGGDELSAELSNALQSCLLGGKSGEGAGIDLSSLIVIEGKICWDLYIDGLVVSSDGNLLDTLGAAIKAALSNTGIPRVQVAAGESSDDQPEVDISDEEFLQFDTSGVPVIVTLTKVGRHYIVDATSEEESQMSSAISISVNRQGHICGITKRGGAGMDPSIILDMVSVAKHVSEQLINKLDSEIASAEAEDQE, via the exons ATGGTGGGCTTATCTCTTGGAGAACAACATTTCATCCAAGGTGGAATAGCTCAAGATCTTCGATGTGATGGTAGGAAGAGGTTGACCTATCGACCAATTTATGTGGAAACTGGAGTCATCCCTCAG GCAAATGGTTCAGCAAGGGTTAGAATGGGTGCTACTGATGTCATTGCCAGTGTGAAG GCCGAACTTGGAAAGCCTAGCTCACTGCAACCTAACAAAGGGAAAGTCTCTATACATATTGATTGCAGTTCAACTGCAGAGCCAGCCTTTGAG GGTAGAGGTGGTGATGAGTTATCAGCAGAACTGTCCAATGCTCTTCAAAGCTGTCTGTTGGGTGGTAAAAGTGGAGAAG GTGCTGGAATTGATCTCTCCTCACTCATTGTTATTGAAGGGAAAATTTGTTGGGATCTTTACATTGATGGGCTTGTTGTAAGTTCAGATGGAAATTTGTTGGATACTCTAGGGGCCGCCATTAAG GCTGCTTTGAGCAACACCGGCATTCCGAGAGTACAAGTTGCTGCCGGTGAATCAAGTGATGATCAACCGGAAGTTGACATAAGTGATGAGGAGTTTCTGCAGTTTGACACATCTGGAGTTCCTGTCATAGTTACACTAACCAAG GTTGGGAGACACTATATTGTGGATGCTACTTCAGAAGAGGAGTCACAAATGAGCTCTGCtatttccatttctgttaataGGCAAGGGCACATCTGTGGTATAACCAAACGCGGAGGCGCAGGCATGGACCCAAGCATCATTCTTGATATGGTTTCTGTTGCTAAGCATGTTAGCGAGCAGTTAATAAACAAACTGGATTCTGAAATAGCTTCTGCTGAAGCTGAAGACCAGGAATGA
- the LOC112717045 gene encoding protein S-acyltransferase 11 isoform X1: MASLVSPQEQYVTEFNENYETTCWGCGLHVMIPSCATVFKCGWCGAITDESKKKSDHKSFRWRQLRDQCFISVVIIFMLFVLCGGVWAVYPVVFSISFLWGTLHIIITAILAIVTFSSFSLAAFRCAGTPPNVLWGSYPTVGKGGLENYSFCHYCSKPKSPRAHHCRSCRKCILDMDHHCPFIGNCVGAANHRSFVAFLMSAVLSTTYVAVMSTHAGLHVWPPLSFSLENSKGISGTYLGLRILSKISGAFLRSALLLSPRGLVLVYLFISSVSLLIGLSVLLWQQLSYIYQGKTYLSHLSSEGDNEEKKDCQNLVRFFGFQYSLTRFLPIFGVTRKKHVKLNNHVL, from the exons ATGGCTTCTTTGGTTTCTCCTCAG GAGCAATATGTAACTGAGTTTAACGAGAACTATGAGACAACATGTTGGGGCTGTGGACTGCATGTTATGATTCCATCTTGTGCAACTGTTTTCAAATGTGGCTGGTGTGGGGCCATTACAGATGAATCCAAGAAGAAAAGTGATCACAAGTCCTTTAGGTGGAGACAACTGCGAGATCAGTGCTTCATATCTGTTGTCATCATATTTATGCTCTTCGTATTAT gTGGCGGAGTGTGGGCAGTCTATCCTGTTGTCTTTTCTATCAGTTTTCTATGGGGAACTTTACACATAATCATCACAGCAATTTTGGCCATTGTAACCTTTTCCTCTTTCAGCCTTGCAGCTTTTAGGTGTGCTGGAACACCACCAAATGTATTGTGGGGAAGCTACCCAACTGTAGGGAAAGGCGGCCTTGAAAATTATAGTTTCTGTCACTACTGCTCAAAACCAAAGTCACCTAGAGCTCATCACTGTCGATCATGTAGAAAATGTATACTGGACATGGATCATCACTGCCCATTC ATTGGAAACTGTGTTGGTGCAGCTAATCACCGCAGCTTTGTCGCCTTCCTCATGTCAGCTGTGTTAAGCACAACCTATGTGGCCGTCATGTCCACTCATGCAGGCTTGCATGTATGGCCACCATTGAGTTTCTCCCTTGAAAATTCTAAGGGGATTTCCGGCACATATCTTGGATTGCGAATTTTGAGTAAAATCAGTGGTGCCTTTCTGAGATCTGCCCTTCTTCTATCCCCAAGAGGACTAGTTCTTGTTTATCTGTTTATTTCAAGTGTTTCATTGCTGATAGGATTGAGTGTTCTTCTATGGCAGCAGCTTTCATATATATACCAGGGAAAAACTTATTTGAGTCATTTGAGTTCTGAAGGAGataatgaagaaaagaaagattgTCAAAACCTTGTTAGATTTTTTGGTTTCCAGTATTCTTTAACTAGATTTTTGCCAATCTTTGGTGTTACTAGGAAGAAACATGTAAAGTTAAACAATCATGTTCTGTAA
- the LOC112717045 gene encoding protein S-acyltransferase 11 isoform X2, giving the protein MIPSCATVFKCGWCGAITDESKKKSDHKSFRWRQLRDQCFISVVIIFMLFVLCGGVWAVYPVVFSISFLWGTLHIIITAILAIVTFSSFSLAAFRCAGTPPNVLWGSYPTVGKGGLENYSFCHYCSKPKSPRAHHCRSCRKCILDMDHHCPFIGNCVGAANHRSFVAFLMSAVLSTTYVAVMSTHAGLHVWPPLSFSLENSKGISGTYLGLRILSKISGAFLRSALLLSPRGLVLVYLFISSVSLLIGLSVLLWQQLSYIYQGKTYLSHLSSEGDNEEKKDCQNLVRFFGFQYSLTRFLPIFGVTRKKHVKLNNHVL; this is encoded by the exons ATGATTCCATCTTGTGCAACTGTTTTCAAATGTGGCTGGTGTGGGGCCATTACAGATGAATCCAAGAAGAAAAGTGATCACAAGTCCTTTAGGTGGAGACAACTGCGAGATCAGTGCTTCATATCTGTTGTCATCATATTTATGCTCTTCGTATTAT gTGGCGGAGTGTGGGCAGTCTATCCTGTTGTCTTTTCTATCAGTTTTCTATGGGGAACTTTACACATAATCATCACAGCAATTTTGGCCATTGTAACCTTTTCCTCTTTCAGCCTTGCAGCTTTTAGGTGTGCTGGAACACCACCAAATGTATTGTGGGGAAGCTACCCAACTGTAGGGAAAGGCGGCCTTGAAAATTATAGTTTCTGTCACTACTGCTCAAAACCAAAGTCACCTAGAGCTCATCACTGTCGATCATGTAGAAAATGTATACTGGACATGGATCATCACTGCCCATTC ATTGGAAACTGTGTTGGTGCAGCTAATCACCGCAGCTTTGTCGCCTTCCTCATGTCAGCTGTGTTAAGCACAACCTATGTGGCCGTCATGTCCACTCATGCAGGCTTGCATGTATGGCCACCATTGAGTTTCTCCCTTGAAAATTCTAAGGGGATTTCCGGCACATATCTTGGATTGCGAATTTTGAGTAAAATCAGTGGTGCCTTTCTGAGATCTGCCCTTCTTCTATCCCCAAGAGGACTAGTTCTTGTTTATCTGTTTATTTCAAGTGTTTCATTGCTGATAGGATTGAGTGTTCTTCTATGGCAGCAGCTTTCATATATATACCAGGGAAAAACTTATTTGAGTCATTTGAGTTCTGAAGGAGataatgaagaaaagaaagattgTCAAAACCTTGTTAGATTTTTTGGTTTCCAGTATTCTTTAACTAGATTTTTGCCAATCTTTGGTGTTACTAGGAAGAAACATGTAAAGTTAAACAATCATGTTCTGTAA